The following is a genomic window from Candidatus Xiphinematobacter sp. Idaho Grape.
ACCACGTAAATTTCCGGTCTTCCGTCTCTGCTTACCGTACAGGCAATACGGTTGCTGTCTGGGGAAAACGCCGCCCCTGAGTTGGTACCCGGAAACCTTACCAAGCGATAGCGAGCACCAGAGAGGAGATTTACCAAGTAAATATCCGCATACCCGCTCAAGTAACCCGTATAAGCCAACCGATTCCCTCCGGGACTTAGCGTAGGCCTAACACTCAGGTTACGATCATGCGTCACCTGCTCCGGCGTACCACCATCGTAGTCGCAAAGATAGATTTCTTTCTTACCAGTTCTTGCAGAAACGAATGCCACACGCTTGGAAGCCACTCCTTTTTTACCTGTCAAGATCTGCACAACATCATCCGCGAAGAGATGAGCCATCATCCGAAAATTATTCCTATAGTTCTTGGATAGAATACACCTGCCTGAGACGTCTGTTAACCGGCCTAGTAAAGATCCTCCAGATATCGTACCGGACACAGTGTATGATGCCTTTTCTTTTCCAAGAAAAGCAAACCATCCACTGAGATCCAGATCATTTCGCAAAACGTGAGTAACAGCAGTGCCATTAGCACCGATAATCTGCGACATTACCAGGGGAATGCGATCACTATTATAAATAGTAATGGTTGGAATCTCCTCAGCAACGGCAGCACTTACAATAAGATAAGAGAGGAGGAGGCCACCAAGATTTTTCATCGATGAAGCTCTCTGTTAGTTTTTCCCACTACAAGTGGGAAATGATATTGTCCCCAAACTCAGAACACCTGATTTCAGAAGCATCTTCCATCAAACGGGCAAAATCATAAGTTACTCGCCTAGTATCAATAGCAGCATTAAGTCCTTTAACTAAAGCATCAGCAACCTCATGCCACCCCAAGTAACGGAACATCATTTCACCAGAAAGGATAACGGATCCTGGATTAACTCGATCTAAGTCTGCATACTTGGGGGAAGTGCCGTGGGTCGCCTCAAAAATTGCGTGGCCTGTCACATAATTAATATTGCCACCTGGCGCAATGCCAATGCCACCCACCTGCGCAGCTAGTGCATCCGAAAGATAATCTCCATTC
Proteins encoded in this region:
- a CDS encoding PD40 domain-containing protein; the protein is MKNLGGLLLSYLIVSAAVAEEIPTITIYNSDRIPLVMSQIIGANGTAVTHVLRNDLDLSGWFAFLGKEKASYTVSGTISGGSLLGRLTDVSGRCILSKNYRNNFRMMAHLFADDVVQILTGKKGVASKRVAFVSARTGKKEIYLCDYDGGTPEQVTHDRNLSVRPTLSPGGNRLAYTGYLSGYADIYLVNLLSGARYRLVRFPGTNSGAAFSPDSNRIACTVSRDGRPEIYVVDMLEKKVSRITHTWHGVASSPTWSADGHEIVYVGDETGGPQLYRVRVNGRNDEMAEHVRTGFGYCTEPNWSPDGRKIAFNVWSCGSLTVAIKDLVAGDTRLLARGENPTWGADSRHLIFTDGNSLILLDSQTGRTTYVLRGYEKISEPYWGR